The Platichthys flesus chromosome 17, fPlaFle2.1, whole genome shotgun sequence DNA window TCCAAACAAACTATATCCAGGTTTTGCAACCACCTCTGAGGAGGAtcatttttattgaataaataaatgcactAAATGGATGTTTGGTACAATCATGGTTCTgatgttttcttgcctcttttgcctAATCAGGAGCCCATGAGGAAATTGATTACTCTGCCAAGTTGAAGTTTagtgatgatgaaggagaagaagaggcagaagaggagggAACTGAGGGCAAGAATGACCAATGGTAGGTGGTATAATTAGAGTGAATACATTCTAAAAATGCGTTTTTGGCTTAAAATGTGGCATACATTCGCAAGCAGGATTTTCATGTGTTAGAAAATATTTGTTCCTGTATTTATCTCAGTGAGCTGGAAGGCCCCCTTGCAACCTCTCGATCCTCGGACAGTGGAGGAGACAACCGCTGCACCCCTCCCTCTAATACTGACAATGGCCCCCAACCTCCCTCCGGCAAGCCAGGAAGGGCCGAGGAGGGAGGCAGTGGCTACGGTGGCCAGGGAGCACCCTCCAACTACCAGGTAGTGTGTTGAACACTAGCATGAAGTGTGCGGGCCAGACAGACTCAGGGTCTGTCAAGTAGAAAGTTTAATATTGTCCACTCAAAACAGTTTGTACTAACTGTTGAGCCAATTCTTATTTGTAGGCACAgatttgttagtgtgtgtgttttgtcagtgTAGATAATTGTGGTGGAACATGGCTAACAGTGTCTGCCTGCATATAGGGGCGCAGGCCTGGATTGGGTGGTCCCAGGGAGCAGCCCTCCCCCCCACCTGGGCCGCTCCTCGGACAAGGGCCCTACTCCTTTTACCGACAGGTAGACATCCGGACAGGGCCTCATAGACAAATCATTTCTATCATTATCTCATCCACCGCCCACAAAGTCTAGTAGAATCGTCATCTTAGGTTTACGTTCTCTTTTTGCGTTTGAGTTTTACTACTGTAGGTGTTATCATTCCGACTGCATTTTCTTCAACAAGATTGTATTTGTCTCATCTGACCTTGAGTTGAACACGTTTAATTGAACGTCATGTATTGCCTACATTTTCAGGACCGGACCCACAACCAGGGTGCTCCTGTAGGCCCTGGGAAACCTGGCACCACCCAGCATCAGCCTGCAGCAGGGGGCCCAATTCCTCCTTCCCAGCCATCCGCCCagggggaggatgaggatgagacaTGGCGTCAGCGCAGAAAGCAGTCCTCCTCTGAGATATCTGCTGCCGTAGAGCGAGCACGTCGCCGGCGTGACGAGGAAGAACGtagaatggaggaggagagacgtgCAGCCTGTGCCGAGAAGCTTAAGAGGCTGGATGagaagcagcaacagcagcaagaAAGCAACACGGGAGTTGGTGGTAGCAGCAGTCAAACCCCCAGCCTTGATGAAAACTCAACTGTTGCCACAGCATGCAGCCCAAGTCCATCTATTTCAGCATCTGCCTCCTCCCCCAACATCAGCCAGCCACCGTCCCCTTGTGTGGACCCTGAGGAGGCTCCAGTGCTGGTTGTCCAACCAGTGTCCAGTCCCGGAGTCGGTGAGAGACAGCGAgcaaacagcaacagcagctatGACTCCAATGCAGGTGAATTACGCAGGCACACTTGATAAATGATGCTTTCTTAACACCATTTGCGCTTGACAAGGTATCATGACCCTTGATTCAAACtcacaaccttttttttcttggttCAGATGCACAACCATGTCCTCAGCTAGCTGTGTCACAGCCTCAGCAGCCCACACTGGACGTACCTGTGCCAGTAGAGAGTAAGGAAGAGACCATTGTTGTTCCTCACGTTCGTGCAGGAAGTGGAAGTGAAAGAGGAATTGACCCAGTGAAGATCGAGAATACTGGAGGGACAGCAGGTCGTCAAGCTGGTGGTCCTACTGGTCAGGGTTACTCAAAGTACCAGAAGTCTCTTCCACCTCGAtttcagaggcagcagcaggttggaATTTGTACTTATAACACATCAGTTGTTGAATTCTACATTAGTTggtttaaatattgttttgagGTAGAAAAATGTCACTCCATTTAATAAAAGGAATTATATATGTAGTCACCTGTGCTCCCGACCTCTAAATCTATGTTTTCCTTAATTTCTCTTAAGGAACAgctcctgaagcagcagcagcagtggcagcagcagcagcaacatagCCAGGCATCACAAAGCCAGCTGTCTCCTCAGCCGCAGCCTCCACAGGGTCCTTCACCGGGTTCAACGCCGCAGCCAGGACCTGGACCCAAGCAGGGTGGACCCATGTATCAGCCTACCAATATGGTTCGACCCCCACCCCTGCCAATGAATTTTGACCCACGCTGGATGATGATGCCATATATGGACCCACGCATGATGCAAGGTCGCCCTCCACCCATGGATTACTATTCAGCTGGCATGCATCCATCTGGTCAGTAGAAGTGGCAtcatcattttgaaataaaataatgttttgatataaaaacaattaaaacttgGTGAGTAGTATAATAATAGTGTAATTGTTTTGATGAATTCCATATTAACATCATTTAGATGTAAATGTGTGGTTGGCAGTAGCCCATAGGCCAGGTACTGATTACtatctgctgcttttttttaaagaacaaagaTCAAACATAATGTgtaaaaacatctgtttttatatatatatatatattcattacaTTAAAACCTCCTTCACTGTCACAGGGCTCATTGGGCGGGAGCGGTCTGATTCAGGGGGATCTGGTTCAGAACCCTTTGACAGGCAACAGCAGCATCCAGGCCACCCCCACCGGGGGACCCCCCCTATGGATCCCAAACTGGCCTGGGGGCCAGAGGTATTCCCTGGCGCAGGGGAAGGTCGTGGGCTAACCTCCCCACTGAGGCAGAAGCAGGCATTGGAGGAAGATGATATGGCCAAAGGTCCCAGgtatgaaaacacaatttgctGCAATTATATGCTGGGGAAAACCATGGTTTTAAAGTATAAGCAGAAAACTCTTTTATTGGCATCAGTTGAACTTTAATTCAtagatttttgttgttgtcttttttctcttAGGAGCGACACTCCTCCGCACCGCATGCGAGAGGGTGGATTGGGATCCATCCAGCAGCCCAGCTCCAACTCTGGGACATCCAATCAGACACCTCCTCCTGTAGGTGCTCAAGTGGGCTCCCAGGGAGGCAGCCACCATCCTCATCACTACATGGGTGCCCGGGGCAATTATAGCAACTTTGCTGACCAGGGTGTAAGGATTCCTCCGCACCAACAGCAACAGAGGGCGAGTGATAGGGGAAGCCAGCAACATGGCTTCACCCACCAGGATGAGGGGCCTCACCGTGGATCTCAGCAGGGCCAGGTATGGGGAGCCCAACACCCGCATTATGATCGCAATGGTCGTGCAGACCTCCCTCCTGGTGAAAGCAActctcacctccaccaccatcacGGCCACCACCCTCAGCAGCCTCACTTCCCCCTCAACCCCCATAAGCCTGAGAGCAACCGTGACCGGGTTGTTGAGACCACTGCTAAGAAAACCGACTCCTCTCCCACTCTCCACCAACCGTCCCTCTCAtcttcctgctcttcttcatcctcctccacttctgCAAGGGAAGATGGGAGTGTGAAAGCTGTTCTGCTTCATCACCCATCtcagagagagggtgaggcTGGCATCGGTCACATTCTTAATGAAAGAAGCAACAGTGGTAATGCTGGTAGTAGCAGCCATGTGAAACAGGAGAAATCAGGCCCAGCATATGCTCCTCATTCCTCAGTCGCCTCCAGTTCCCCTCCCGCTCATCACAGCAGTCatacgcagcagcagcagcagcagcagcagcagcagcagcagcagcagcagcaccaacaTCCACATCCCCATCCTAAAGCAAACCAAAGAGGGGGACGAGAGCATAAGACAGAGACCCAGTGGGGCCCCCGACCAGGTGGCGGCAGAATGGATGGGGGTTCCAATCATGGCAGGAGGGCCAATCATGCTGGAGGTGGGAACCACTCCCGTGGAGGGGACGACTCCTCCCACATTCCTTCAGACCACAAATCCGCCAATCAGACAGGGGGCAACAAGAGAGCTGGCCCCATCAAGAAGCCGGTGCCTAAGgaaatgaagagagagggaggggaagttGATGGAGGAGAAAAAGCAAACCCAGGCTTTACGAAAGATAAGGAGCAAGATGGCGGACAACTGTCCTCCACCAAGCAGGAAGCTTCCCAGAACACATCAGCTCCATCTAAGGACGAGACTGTCCAAACAGCCAAACCCAGGAATGGAGGAAAAGAACGATCCAccggaggaggtgggggagggtCAGGTAGAGGGCCCAAAGATGCAGAAATCAACTCCTCAGGATTTTCCGGGTCTTCAAGAAGGGACAGAGACCGCTCCTTTGAACAAGGAGGAAACACCCCCCATCACCATGGAATTCCTGCTAAAGGCAACAGAGCTGGTCGTGGACGAGGTGGAGAGTTCTACGGGCGTGGACGTGGCTTTCGTGGCACCTACACGGCCAGTGCTGGGCCCACTGCTGCCAGTCGTGGAAGAATGAGCAGCAGGAGCGGCAGAGACTACCGGCCATCTGTTGGTGGTGGGGGCCACCACCAGGAGTCCAAGGGTGAGGGGCCTGGTGGCAGGCACGGTCAGGATCGTTCCCACCATAATCCAGCCAGGGCCAGGAACCGAAGTGAAACACGTAGTGAGGGTTCAGAGTATGAGGAAATCCCAAAGAGACGGAGGGAGCGAGGTTCAGAGACTGGCAGTGAGAGTGGTGCAAGTGAACACGGTCACTCAGACAAGGACGACAACCAGAAACCCATCACCAAGAATGTCTCCAATAATGCAAACACCCCTGGAAGCGGCCCCATGTCATCTGCACCACCCAGAGGTTCACAGGCCCGGGTCTTCACCCCCAGGGGTGTACCCTCTAGGAGGGGCAGGGGTGGAGGtagtggaggaggaaacgtCTACAGGAGTACCGGCAATGTTGGAGGACCACCGGGAGGACACAGAGTTGGACACAGCATGGGTTCTCATGGTGGGTCCTCAAAGCCATCAGCTCCAGGCCGGAAACCGCAAGGTCCGCCGCAAAGCTCTGGTCCCAAAGATCTGGGCCGGGGCGGAAAtggtggagaaaaaaaggacaagatAGCTGATGCTGGTCAAGCTCAAACTCAGGGGACCAATCCCCCTCAGCCATCTTTACCTGCCACAACTCCTGCCACATTAAGTTCCACTGAAAATGGAGGGGTTGTGGCTCCACAAGCTTCAACCAACCCTACATCAATCCCTGGTGGGCCAAATGCGCTCCCTCCTCCTGATAACCGTGGGTTCCCTCCCAGTGGCTTTGAGCGACCCCCTAGACGCCGCCGTCATGGTCGTTCACAGCATCAGCAGGACAAGCCGCCTCGCTTCCGGAAACTGAAGGAGCGAGAGAATGCTGCCCGAATCAACGGAGGAGTTGGGGTCATTGGTGGTGGAAGGCCCTCATCGCCTTCCCTGAATTCAGTTCAGGACAGTAATGGAGCCCCTGTCTCAGCTCCCATGACAGGCAATTCCCAAAATGCTAACCACAATGCCACAGTAACACCCAACAATAACAGTGGTGGAGGGCATATTGGTAATTCAAACAGTCACCACAATCACCACTACAACCAGGGCAATGCTGGGACAACCCACCCCCAGCACCACCACAGCCATGGAGCAAAGTCCCCTGACTTCACCAACCAGAACTCCGACCAGGCCAACGAGGAGTGGGAGACCGCCTCCGAGAGCAGCGACTTCACAGAGTtcagagacagggagggaggaggagggaagtcATTTTCCtctcaccatcatcaccacatgggaaggggaggagggggcagcggaggaggagctGTGGTCGAGCGAGATATGGCGGGAAAAGAGCCTGCGGCGAATAAAAGAAGCTTCTCCAGCCAGCGTCCTGGCATGGAGCGACAGAACCGGAGGGTCAACCctggaggcggaggaggtggCAGAGGCCCACGTGGCCcacctggtggtggtggtggtggaggtggaggcgggCCTGGTAACGGAGGTGGCAACCGCGGGGAGAGGCGTGGCAACTGGCCCTCCCCGAAAAATAGGAAATGATGGATTTattcaaaacatttcagaagTACCCCACCCACCTTGAAACCCACCATCCTACATCCTGAACCCTTTTGATCATTATTTGATGGTTTATCTGTTGGCTTCCCTAAACACATTAGTGTATTGTACAGTACATGGAGATGGTATTCACCTTCACTTTAGCTGCCCTCCACCTTCCCCTGTCA harbors:
- the prrc2a gene encoding protein PRRC2A isoform X2 encodes the protein MSERSGQTAKGKEGKTKYASLNLFDTYKGKSLETQKPVVPPRHGLQSLGKVASARRMPPPANLPSLKAENKGNDPNVSLVPKDGTGWASKQEQADPKSTDALSAPQPESPQPVDSQTPAPTRPRTPPASEALAPASTQAVGARSWAQASVTLGTQGDGGRVSNQRSPFSREEFPTLQAAGDQDKAGKEQGTADQWYGPGPNLRPPNVTSWRDGGGRAMAPTLPGEGAAEGGTGGALVMDGTAPNSQTLGPPRNPAGNPALPLPQPGVGPGFPQYRGIMPPFMYPPYMPFPGPYGPQGPYRYPQPGEGPPRFAQRQGGPDSRSQGGREQGGEVVKRPPILKQDDLKELDELDHDGDEGWAGAHEEIDYSAKLKFSDDEGEEEAEEEGTEGKNDQCELEGPLATSRSSDSGGDNRCTPPSNTDNGPQPPSGKPGRAEEGGSGYGGQGAPSNYQGRRPGLGGPREQPSPPPGPLLGQGPYSFYRQVDFQDRTHNQGAPVGPGKPGTTQHQPAAGGPIPPSQPSAQGEDEDETWRQRRKQSSSEISAAVERARRRRDEEERRMEEERRAACAEKLKRLDEKQQQQQESNTGVGGSSSQTPSLDENSTVATACSPSPSISASASSPNISQPPSPCVDPEEAPVLVVQPVSSPGVGERQRANSNSSYDSNADAQPCPQLAVSQPQQPTLDVPVPVESKEETIVVPHVRAGSGSERGIDPVKIENTGGTAGRQAGGPTGQGYSKYQKSLPPRFQRQQQEQLLKQQQQWQQQQQHSQASQSQLSPQPQPPQGPSPGSTPQPGPGPKQGGPMYQPTNMVRPPPLPMNFDPRWMMMPYMDPRMMQGRPPPMDYYSAGMHPSGLIGRERSDSGGSGSEPFDRQQQHPGHPHRGTPPMDPKLAWGPEVFPGAGEGRGLTSPLRQKQALEEDDMAKGPRSDTPPHRMREGGLGSIQQPSSNSGTSNQTPPPVGAQVGSQGGSHHPHHYMGARGNYSNFADQGVRIPPHQQQQRASDRGSQQHGFTHQDEGPHRGSQQGQVWGAQHPHYDRNGRADLPPGESNSHLHHHHGHHPQQPHFPLNPHKPESNRDRVVETTAKKTDSSPTLHQPSLSSSCSSSSSSTSAREDGSVKAVLLHHPSQREGEAGIGHILNERSNSGNAGSSSHVKQEKSGPAYAPHSSVASSSPPAHHSSHTQQQQQQQQQQQQQQQHQHPHPHPKANQRGGREHKTETQWGPRPGGGRMDGGSNHGRRANHAGGGNHSRGGDDSSHIPSDHKSANQTGGNKRAGPIKKPVPKEMKREGGEVDGGEKANPGFTKDKEQDGGQLSSTKQEASQNTSAPSKDETVQTAKPRNGGKERSTGGGGGGSGRGPKDAEINSSGFSGSSRRDRDRSFEQGGNTPHHHGIPAKGNRAGRGRGGEFYGRGRGFRGTYTASAGPTAASRGRMSSRSGRDYRPSVGGGGHHQESKGEGPGGRHGQDRSHHNPARARNRSETRSEGSEYEEIPKRRRERGSETGSESGASEHGHSDKDDNQKPITKNVSNNANTPGSGPMSSAPPRGSQARVFTPRGVPSRRGRGGGSGGGNVYRSTGNVGGPPGGHRVGHSMGSHGGSSKPSAPGRKPQGPPQSSGPKDLGRGGNGGEKKDKIADAGQAQTQGTNPPQPSLPATTPATLSSTENGGVVAPQASTNPTSIPGGPNALPPPDNRGFPPSGFERPPRRRRHGRSQHQQDKPPRFRKLKERENAARINGGVGVIGGGRPSSPSLNSVQDSNGAPVSAPMTGNSQNANHNATVTPNNNSGGGHIGNSNSHHNHHYNQGNAGTTHPQHHHSHGAKSPDFTNQNSDQANEEWETASESSDFTEFRDREGGGGKSFSSHHHHHMGRGGGGSGGGAVVERDMAGKEPAANKRSFSSQRPGMERQNRRVNPGGGGGGRGPRGPPGGGGGGGGGGPGNGGGNRGERRGNWPSPKNRK
- the prrc2a gene encoding protein PRRC2A isoform X1 produces the protein MSERSGQTAKGKEGKTKYASLNLFDTYKGKSLETQKPVVPPRHGLQSLGKVASARRMPPPANLPSLKAENKGNDPNVSLVPKDGTGWASKQEQADPKSTDALSAPQPESPQPVDSQTPAPTRPRTPPASEALAPASTQAVGARSWAQASVTLGTQGDGGRVSNQRSPFSREEFPTLQAAGDQDKAGKEQGTADQWYGPGPNLRPPNVTSWRDGGGRAMAPTLPGEGAAEGGTGGALVMDGTAPNSQTLGPPRNPAGNPALPLPQPGVGPGFPQYRGIMPPFMYPPYMPFPGPYGPQGPYRYPQPGEGPPRFAQRQGGPDSRSQGGREQGGEVVKRPPILKQDDLKELDELDHDGDEGWAGAHEEIDYSAKLKFSDDEGEEEAEEEGTEGKNDQCELEGPLATSRSSDSGGDNRCTPPSNTDNGPQPPSGKPGRAEEGGSGYGGQGAPSNYQDRTHNQGAPVGPGKPGTTQHQPAAGGPIPPSQPSAQGEDEDETWRQRRKQSSSEISAAVERARRRRDEEERRMEEERRAACAEKLKRLDEKQQQQQESNTGVGGSSSQTPSLDENSTVATACSPSPSISASASSPNISQPPSPCVDPEEAPVLVVQPVSSPGVGERQRANSNSSYDSNADAQPCPQLAVSQPQQPTLDVPVPVESKEETIVVPHVRAGSGSERGIDPVKIENTGGTAGRQAGGPTGQGYSKYQKSLPPRFQRQQQEQLLKQQQQWQQQQQHSQASQSQLSPQPQPPQGPSPGSTPQPGPGPKQGGPMYQPTNMVRPPPLPMNFDPRWMMMPYMDPRMMQGRPPPMDYYSAGMHPSGLIGRERSDSGGSGSEPFDRQQQHPGHPHRGTPPMDPKLAWGPEVFPGAGEGRGLTSPLRQKQALEEDDMAKGPRSDTPPHRMREGGLGSIQQPSSNSGTSNQTPPPVGAQVGSQGGSHHPHHYMGARGNYSNFADQGVRIPPHQQQQRASDRGSQQHGFTHQDEGPHRGSQQGQVWGAQHPHYDRNGRADLPPGESNSHLHHHHGHHPQQPHFPLNPHKPESNRDRVVETTAKKTDSSPTLHQPSLSSSCSSSSSSTSAREDGSVKAVLLHHPSQREGEAGIGHILNERSNSGNAGSSSHVKQEKSGPAYAPHSSVASSSPPAHHSSHTQQQQQQQQQQQQQQQHQHPHPHPKANQRGGREHKTETQWGPRPGGGRMDGGSNHGRRANHAGGGNHSRGGDDSSHIPSDHKSANQTGGNKRAGPIKKPVPKEMKREGGEVDGGEKANPGFTKDKEQDGGQLSSTKQEASQNTSAPSKDETVQTAKPRNGGKERSTGGGGGGSGRGPKDAEINSSGFSGSSRRDRDRSFEQGGNTPHHHGIPAKGNRAGRGRGGEFYGRGRGFRGTYTASAGPTAASRGRMSSRSGRDYRPSVGGGGHHQESKGEGPGGRHGQDRSHHNPARARNRSETRSEGSEYEEIPKRRRERGSETGSESGASEHGHSDKDDNQKPITKNVSNNANTPGSGPMSSAPPRGSQARVFTPRGVPSRRGRGGGSGGGNVYRSTGNVGGPPGGHRVGHSMGSHGGSSKPSAPGRKPQGPPQSSGPKDLGRGGNGGEKKDKIADAGQAQTQGTNPPQPSLPATTPATLSSTENGGVVAPQASTNPTSIPGGPNALPPPDNRGFPPSGFERPPRRRRHGRSQHQQDKPPRFRKLKERENAARINGGVGVIGGGRPSSPSLNSVQDSNGAPVSAPMTGNSQNANHNATVTPNNNSGGGHIGNSNSHHNHHYNQGNAGTTHPQHHHSHGAKSPDFTNQNSDQANEEWETASESSDFTEFRDREGGGGKSFSSHHHHHMGRGGGGSGGGAVVERDMAGKEPAANKRSFSSQRPGMERQNRRVNPGGGGGGRGPRGPPGGGGGGGGGGPGNGGGNRGERRGNWPSPKNRK